GAGCAATAAGACACGCTTCGGGCAAGTAAagtgttatttcttttatcagtACAACAACCGGACCACTCGGAGACACCCCCGTGCTTGACATGTAAACTATACTAAAAATCCAGGAATTATTAATGTTAATGGACCATACCttttttataactatataaAGAGTATTTTCGTTGTATTTATAACATTTGTACTTGTCCATATTTATATCTACCTTCCTTATCTTCCTCACCCATGGCAACTATATTTTCTAACCTTAACACCACAATCGAGTCTCTTATTACTACCATGACCAGCTCCGGGGCAAGGCCACTCAACACTGCTCAATTTCTCAGCCATGTTGAAGAACAAAATCCAGCCATTCCTTACTCGAAAAGGCGGGTTGAAGAACAGGAAACAGCGGCTTGCGCAGTGTGTTTATCTGAGTTTACAGAAGGAGAAAGCGTGAGAAACTTGGAGTGCAAGCATTTGTTTCATAACGGTTGCCTAGACAAGTGGTTGCAGCAGTGTAAATCTACTTGCCCGCTTTGCCGGAATAAGGTGGTGGCGGATGAGGTGGTGGCTAGGTATCGGCAGCAGAAGGATGATGAGAATGGGACAGCGTTCGATAGAAGCCATGAGGAGATGGTTGTCTTGGTCTCTTCTCTACGtggtaataataattttcttggtTTTTGGTAATTATTATGTTAAGATTAAGCTAATTAGAAAGAATGCTTAAATATGATATGTGTagaaagatttttattaattcagcTTCTACGAAATCATGTGCATGTTGATAATGCAAATCTTTGTAAGTGTCTGAGAAGTCATCTGGGCAGGGCAGATGTTCTGAACCAATGGCAATTAATTAatggttaattttaattgcataATTTAAGACTTAGTGGAGCATTAAGCTAAGGATTTAAGTGAACAAGATGAAAGATGCATGATGGAACAGGTGATGTGAATGTCTTGCTTTCGGGTGGCAATTTCTTTGCCGGTATGCAAAAATGAAACGTTTCGTTAATTGTGCGTTTAAGCAAATCAACTTGCTTACATCAAGATTCTCTTATTGAGaagtcttctttttcttaatagataatttttatatattttatcttttatatattttatcatgataaataattaatatatatttattaattataattaaatatatttattatttaattatatatatatatatatatttttaaatcattcttatttatatattaaaattagccaataataaaaaatgaaaggaaaatgaaaaaatagaaatattggGTTTAGCTGGCCCATTATTGCCATAATTGGCCTAATAAGAGAGGGAATGCCAAGCATGTCcctatattatattaaacaaaacaaaaaagaaaaagcactTTGAGATTTTTTCATCAATTAGAAGGATGTTGCATTAAATCAAAAGAAAGCTTGTTCGATAATGGCCAAGAGGGATAGCAACCCAACAACTAGGAATAGAGTCCTTCAAAGTTGCTCTATCTATCCAATTCGCCATAGAATTACATCCTGGAACAAAAACAAAGGAGCTACAAGGAAAGTTACTCAAACAGAAAAGATAATCCCTAACTATAGCATCAATTTCCCACAGACATGATCCAGGGTCCTTTAGAGCCTCAAACAACACCAGGGAGTCagtttcaaaaatattttccaCAGAAAAAATAGCTTTTGCCAGCTTAATAGCATCCTTAAAAGCTACTGCCTCAGCTACCAAGGGGATGAAGCTTTAACCAATTGAGCACTGCCATTTCTGAGTTGCCCCCTAAAGTCCCTACAAACAACCGCCACAGCTGTTATACCTTAGCAAAGTCAAAAGAAGCATCCGAATTGAATTTGTTACAGATCACAAAAATTATTGAACTTATCTcaaaatgtttatattaataaaattttagagagATTTAAAATGGACAAATGATCAGCAGGGATAATTCCAATTCAGAAAGGGGATAAATCTAATCCCATACAATGTTagaaaaatgaattgaaaCGAGAACAAGTAAAGAGCATTCTTTATGCATTTATTATTGGGAGTTTAATGTATGCTCAGACTTGCACCAGATCGGATATTAGTTTTGCTGTCGAAATACTGGACAGATATCAAAGTAATCCAGAATTAGATTACTGGAAAACCGTAAAAAGAATTCTTAGATACTTGCAAAGAACAAATAATCATATGCTCACTTATAGAAGATCCAAGCACCTTGAGGTGATTGGATATTCAGATTCAGATTTTGCTGGATGTGTTGATACAAGAAAATCAACATGTGGCTACTTATTCCAATTAGCCAAAGGAGCAATTTCATAGAATAGTGTATAGTAGTCTGTCATTGCTGCATCCACTATGGAGGTTGAGCTTGTAGCTTGCTTTGAGGCTACCGTTCATGGATTATGGctgcaaaattttatttcaagacTTGAAATTGTCGACAATATAGCCAGActactaaaaatttattgtgatAATTCTACAACAGTTTTCTTCTCTAAAAACGATAAGTATTTTAAAGGTGCTAAGTATATGGAGATAAAATACTTTACTGTTAAAGAAGAAGTTCAGAAACAAAGAGTGTCAATTGAACATATTAGCGCAAATCTAATGATTGCAGATTCTTTAACAAAAGGATTACCACCCAAAACATTTAATAAACATATTGTAATAATGAACATTGTTAGAcgttattactaatattttatcaagtttattttaagtttatacATTTGACACTTTGAGCTCAATTATGTGTTTCTGGttttctgttttctatttaatatacaTAATTGCTTTTGAGTAATATTGACAGAACAGTCTTGAAATAAAAACACTAATACTGGACCATTAAtgttatctttattaaagatTATGTTAAGTTGAGAATTAATGTTGTGGTATATGGAAGGGACTATGTCGATAAAATGACATACGACCGCTATGATCCGTATTAATATTTctacttaataataatattatgtcATAgccaatataaaaaaaattaacattaatCTTTGTGCACTTTATGTTCTTATTAAATCATATAAGCCAAGTGAGAGaatgtaaaaaattaatgactcgtataattataataaaatattattgattaaattttattagttaatgaaAAGTTGTgaattaaatagttattacTATTGATAAAATGTTATAACATGAAAGATTGTAACAATTGGTGCTTTGATGGAAAACCATCATTAATCTATAAATAAGAGTTGGTCATGTCTTTACCCATATCatcaataattataacaaatacaaaaactaAAAGTTAGAGTATCCATCGATAAGATAAGGgaaaaatgaatagaagtcacatatttaatagtaaaaaatataaaattctagaTCAATGGGCTATTATAGTTTACAGTTGCATAGtacattttgtttttattcaaCATAGGATAGTTGTTAGCTGAGTAGGAATTAGTGGGTTTTTACCTATAGGGTGAGGTGTCCCTGGTTAGCTATCAAATTTATTAGAATGTCCTGGTGTATTTAACAAATAGGAATTGTAATATAAATGATGAGGtagaaaaaaggaataaaagcTAAAACATTCCTTCTTCAAAAAggtttattttgttcaaagtTGATCAATTTAGTGCTTAAATGGAGATTTGAATCCAACCCATTTCTTATAATGTGGCTGTGAATCAATCATCCTTATTTCAGATCTTTCTTGATGCAAATTCgtaatattttcatatatagaGAGGAGCTCAAGTGAGTTGGTTCTGATTTGCTAAATCAGCAACTTTTTGGTAACTAATTCCTCTTTGTATTTCACTGAAATGAAGTGTGGCGGCCATGTCAGCAGATTCCACCGTCCCTTTCTATTGGacataatttagaaataatttgaTGACTTAAGTACTTTATAGAAAAATCTGAAAGCTTGGTATAAAAacgttaaaatatttaaagttgaGGGATTCCTTTATAATTGAGCTAATAATTTTTactgatttataattttattcttatagtAAGGTTAGCCGAGTTTCCAATTTATCTTTCTTcctgaaaaatattttaaaagataaattaaaaatataaatatttatattagaaataatcaaataaaattattaaataatataattaagccTACATAAAAAGTACAGTTTCAATTTTCACATTAGAAGAATAGCTATAACCAAAGTAGGAATAACTTGCACAATGAGTagtatatatatgagaaatatcttttgattttatatgtaaaagattttactataaaatttaatatttgtcaTATTTctataatcctaaaaaatattaattatattctattatcagtttaaaaaataattataaaataataaaaaatttaaaaacctATAAAACgcatatagaaataaaaaaagattctGAAAACTTTCCATATGTATTAGtagtatttgatatttaaataaaatcttttggaaaatattttataatctgtcttttgtttattaatttaaaacattgaattattatttagattaataacaaaataactgaacatcaattatattatctcttaaattgttattataatgtttaatttaatattaaactaaattaaatatataaatagatttcAAATCTTATCTTTGGTAGAGAAATGAAATCAAGAGAAAAGTGTGGGAATTGGATTGACCCTTATCACATGTGTTGTAGTTGTAGTATCCCATGTGTTGTAGTTGTAGAGGACAATGTGCCCACTGACCCAAAATCAACCCACCTCACCCATTTCAACCCCACTTGCCTCTTGCATGTGCCTATCTCAATTTGCCTGCTTGCCCCAATATTTTGCGATTAATAACTGTTGTTCTTTTGCAGCTAACATATTTCTTTGTTCGAAACtagaaaatttgtaaaatGCAGCAATTCTTTATCCACCCAAGAATCCAATTCAAGTTATTGATCACTTGCTTCAAAAGGATGTCAAATTTTTCATGTAAaactcaatttaataatatctttatctaacagaaaaaaagaaaaggaagaaagaaacataaatattatttgcagaagcataaaaataaagctattAGGCTTAGCATTTGATTCAAGGTTCCAATATATACAGAAAAAGATGGatgaaaaaagataaagaaaagaaaaggaagaagattAAGAACTCAAGTCAAGCAGAGAAGAAACCATTAGAAGCAGCAAGACCAATTTGAGTCTTAGGCTCAAGCACCCATTTAGCAATGAGTTCAATATTTTCTTGCATAAACTTATTCTTGAGACTTTGAGTAGCCAAAGAAACGCAAGAAACCCAGTTTATCTCTACTTCTCCATTATCCGCAGAAGcttttcttgaattcttgaccCTCCTTTCATACTCTTCAGCTACCAACATCGCAATATCAGCCATTTTtgcctcttctttttctctccaGTATCTCTGTCTATGTGTAGTACACTTCTTTCTTGGTTTTGGATACAAAAGAAATCTTGATGGACAAGAGATTCACAGATGAGAGTGTATTTATAGGGGGAAGAAATTAGAAGATGCAAACTTTGAGTagggagaaagaaagaaatggatAAGACTGACAGGTGGTGTTCGTGTGTGgcgattttattttttttatttgtacctttttcttgatattttaatctggttttctttcttttttttcttgttggGTTGCTGGTTTTGGGTGGGTGGGCTTGGCATATAAGAAACAGGTTTTGAACGTGACATACACTGACATGCGACTGCAcgttgttttaatattattgtgtGGATCAGATTTTTGGAAAATTAATTTCTGAGGAAATGGAAATCTACAggtttcaaatatataaataaaatattaatattattgtcCAATACTGATAGGTCGTGCCTTTACACATTAGTCTCATTAAACATTATCCTTTTAGACATATCAAAAAAAGATTATCTTTTAGAAGTTAAAACATTTACAtatgattattaataaaattcgaATATTGCTGAAAAACCAATCTATATTTAGgaattaattactttattttgatgtggaaatcaatatatatatatatatatataatatgagttgaattttttaatttttattgataatttatattattggtAAAAGTGGGaggttaatttataatattaattaattaatttgtttgaAAACGGCAGACGGTTTTAGTCAGGTCGGTGTTGAAACAGCAGAAGTGAAACGGAAAACTAcaagaaaattacaaaaatggtTGTTTTGTGCTGTCGGTGACCGACCAATGGGGGGCACTTGCGTAAAACCATCAAATGCAAATCCATTTGCCCTTTCCAACTGCAGTGTACCTAAACCGCGAGCACACATTTCAGACAAAAGTCCGCAGTAATAATATAATGGCTTAATACATTATTTTCCTCACTTTCACTTTAACTGATAATagatttttatctttatttttaactgATTTCACTCCTCATTATATGACATGAACAAggtttattaaattatgtatattaataaaaaaatatgattaaaaaaactcaatttctaaattagtaaattgagattcttaatttaaaattacaaatcaaaacaaaaaaaattcttagctCATTATTTCATCGATTGATTAGTGAGAATTAAACTAATTGAATTTCTATGGTGAAGTCCGATTtagtgaaaaattaaaaattccaGATTGGACAAAAACGCTCAACTGTGGCACAATTAGTTCAAATTCTTTCAGAAGCGAATGCTTTAGAATATTCCATTCTTGTAGCAACCACCGCCTCGGATTCTGCTTCTCtgcaatttaaaatttttgatataaagTTGGTAAAGTGTGTATAGTAAGTGCGACTCAGTGGAGAATTTGAAGCTTCGAAAAGGTAAgttaagattaaattattttccctacttattttggtatttataGATGCAAGGTAAGGTTTCTAAAGGTATTAAAATAAGCTTTTCACTTTTTATTAAGCCATGAAGCGACTTTTTGATGaataaaagtttttttatttatttaacaaattgcACTTTTCCATGCTGGCactaaataaatgaaatagcacaatttaattaaattttgagagCAAAATCAgttaaaatgagaatatagatatgctattattagttaaaataaaaatccagAAATATCATAGGTCAAACGTAAAAAAtacagaaataaaattatatattagactTCATATAATAGGGTGGATTGTACAtctatttgatattaatatcttaaacatatatctattttcattttaattgaaggatattactatttttattatttatttttattaatatgattattatagataaaatattcttaattgatTCGACatttcatatatcaatttGCTATCCTATTATGTATAGGagatctatttttaaattcttttctaattatatatatttagaagtTAACACTACGTGCTCAgcagaaaaaattattaatgagtCAATATTACTGATGTAGTAAtacaattaagaaaattttatttttaattatcacaatagtaaaaataagttaaaaaatataattatttcaaattaagataattgatattaaaagtaaattaaaaattaaatttaataccaattgaaattcaaaaatttagtactaataaaacaatttatcCTCGTATAATGCGGACCCCAATGCTTGACTCTTTAATAATTGGTATTTGTTTTGTATTGATTCAATAATTTATAGTATCTTTAAGAAtgatttagtatatatttaaattttgtagTGATTATTTCCATCACAGATTATTTATtagatcaaataaaaaaaagccGATAATTAAgcatttctatttaattattttataaaatttgttaatgaccacaaattaaaaaagaaagtgtaaAACTTTAGAAGTTATTCTTTAGCTTAATGTTTCTACacttaaaaaagataaaaatatttttatatttagagtaatatatattttaattttttaatgttttttagATGATAGgtccatattatatatagttatttagggttatatataatatggtggaAATATGTGCTTTTACCtcacttaaaatttattgtctaattttagaaaatactAGCATAGAGAGGAAAGTTCGGAGCGAAATACTCAACAAAGAATTTAATTGAACATGTTTgtattaagataaaaaaattgagacaCGCGGACCTGCTATTTGCTATGTTAGccaaattctattatttacatAAGGGATAGttatttatgatataatatttgGTAGAGATAAGGATACTTATTGTCTTAtttattagatagacttatcttgtgtatacttatttttaagagatttatttagaggactctactctatatatatctctataAATCTAGTTCTAGAAGATAGAGGAGATGTCTCTCCTATCTGCTATTTGTCACATCAAACATCTGCATTTGTTCACCATTCTTGTCTCTGCAATTCTctataattctttataaacACTTTAATCTTacttttcattattctttgaAGATCTGAAGAATCTTTCAagatctaaggagcttttcaagaaataGAGAGTGATGATCAATCATGTAATAAccagaattttcttttaataataacaatattagtaataattaataacgaatttttatttaaattaatattattttatttttaattaatttaattgggatgatttaaaatagaatttcaatgctagaataaaaataagggagttatttttctatatctaattagttttattttcaagaaattaattaagtaaatttcttgagaaataaattatgttttttgtcacttaattttctccccatatgaatatatgaattaaattctatatttgaaagttatgaaagaattagtaaataatatttttataaaagaatttattgggGAATGACAAagtttaattagcaaatgatgttgggttaaattggaaaatagtcagcaaattgattatttaagttaattaagtgttagaattaatttgacaattaattttagaataaggactaaaaatataattttattaatatgggattttaatgaaaatttgcatggttggtatttttataattaaatatgtcggtaaaggtattttagtaatttcacttttaaaaaaaggataaataagtaattttttatttttaataattgtaattttagcccaaattaagtagttaggggcttaattctAATGCTATAGAAAAATTGGAGGGTTAAACAGAAATTTTACAGGAAGAaattgttaataattaaaaagattgagggactaaatggtaaagaagaaaagttggaGGACCAACTtgtgataaaaaaaagaaaggaagaaagagaTCAAGGAGAGAGAGATTGCGGGGGAGAAGAAGGACTCGGCTGCGTAGTCGTCTTTGGGGGGCTTAGGAGGTGTGCAGGCTGGCCATCGAAGCAGCAAGGGCGAGCGTGGCGGCAGCCCCGGCAGCAGAGAACGATGGTGCCAAGCAGCGGAAGAACGCGAGGAAGCGGCAGCGGTTGTCAACGCCATTCTAGGCTTTTCCGGCAACGACAGAAGGAGATTTTGATGGCGATCGACTCACCTGAGTATGGGCTTGCTTTTGGGAGCAGCGACGACGCaaatggtggccggaggaaGAAAATCCGACGAGATAAAACGTGTAGGGGCAGCTAGAATTTTAGGCGTCTTTCGGCGAGCTTTGGCCAATCATAGGGCATATTCGAACtcccctcagctcaagctttccaatggcaccaaTTTCGCGGCAATCAAACTCTGTTTGAAAATcaacggccgagatcgtccgtaaatttcTCCTGATGATCGAGGGTCAGATCAAAGATTGGAAGCTGGAATCGTTATTAGCGCATTGTCTCGAGTCCGTAGGCTCGTTCGAatcatcgatcggactccagCGACTAGAGGCTAGTCGACCAagtgatcaagcgtctcggtaattctctagccattgattttagagttcattgataaaaattatgtatttaattattgtgttgaGCATCAGAAAGATTATGTGAGGATTGTTAGATAAAATAATGGGTTGTCGGACCGTCTACCAATatttgtgaattgtgatgtgtggcggagtcggaaaaaataatgtagtttTAGTGGCCAGACTCTcgttaaataaattgttgaaaagtttgaagtattttctggcaggtcctagacCTGTTATATGGAGGGTAGACGCCCGTGTTTAGGGAAAGTTCTGCtgaatttttggtagaaatTATTCGAGTCTAAATTCTTAGACAATCagttctaggagtctaggcctaaGAATATCtgtcaaatattttatgtttactgattgaattgttcccgtgattagataatccgtcagttcgACTCGCTCCACCTGAGgtatcggagcagagctaggaggtcgtcagaactgtgagttaaagtcatatatctgttgTGTATATGTCATgcacaaattttaaatagcaaTTTGTGATTAATCGATTagagatttaaattatttatttatttactattcatatatatcattttttcattattaattttatgattgcatgatgactcgggatgagatggtagtagaacatgccacctaatgggttgcatcaggaccgtgtGCGCACCGGTATGAATCTGAGTTAGATAGTGGAAGAATGATTTAAGACTTGTCCTGGTCGAGTTTAATTCTCTGGACtgagtagagtgtgtttgtcggagtaaaggtccttggtcgagcattgctctctcgGCGCCGACCttattggaaatttaagtgaccagactggatttaaggaccctggtcgagcttcgctctctgggcgccagttctattggaatgagagaaTCGAGACTGTTAGTGTTACGGGTTAAGGTTCTACTAAGGTACTCTGTCCCGtagtatgtaaaatttattttattttacagaaGCATAGCATGACACGTATTTTTGCACgacttagtattttattttaattaaacaaatattttactgAAGTAATTGTATtcatttttggatatatgattttaacttactCTCGAGACTAGTCTTAATTTAACTGTTTTTCAATTGTTGCTAGTTTTTCTGCAGTTCTTTTCCTCTAGCAGCCTGATTCCTTCATCTTCGGGTTAAatgtaactgattttattggtatgttaacttttaaaattctagaatctccgcagtagaaatttcaGACTTCTCATTTGTAATTTCATGTAAATTCAGGTCTTGACAAATTATGCTGGCaaaccgaattaaatatgtagtatcTAATGGCTAAATGTTAATTGTGGAATAGAGCTAATGGTTTGAATCCAGATTGAAATTTGATTGAGCTAATGAATGGTCAgacttactacgggatttggtggccttaaacaatccattccctagtgccggtcactgGCCCACAGATTCGGTCGTGATAAATCATCTTCTTACCTCGAAGGATTCTGAATTTCGAGGAagctttttacttttaatttatttttatgtctttctatttaattaccatgaccatttcattaaatatgttagacCAATAAATGTTTAGTttatcctttttatttatttatgaacattgttatctttttatttgatgaatgattgttttacttttatatctttattagtttcggTTATTATTGCAATTTAATGATAGTAATTGTTACGAAAATTTATTTCGGTGAATATATTAGAGATGTCATCTTTGCTTCAATCtatgttgatataagaaactttagttgcatcattagcttgagtaattaaaagaaaatgaacatcGCCATCTTATTCGTCAGATCTATGCTTAATGTTAAAATAAGggaattactaagtaaatggctacactaaatactattttcatcatatagttttagatcataagtatttgcatcgtatatttatttattgtttagttactttactttatgaatattattctctcaaatattattttagagtGTTTAAATCTACTTTTGGTGTTTTTATGtagataattagtctttataataagtggccttATAGTTCATTAGGAAATCGACATCGAGGTATTTTACTGCTTTTACTATAAGAACAGTATGTGTACTTACAAGTACTAATTTATAGACATCAAGTCATTTACTTTATggaatcaaatttttatttttatttttattttttgtaaattacaTTACAGTAACTTTTCAAATGTTTCTCAACAGTTATTTGTATCTTGCAAGTCATTTATTTTATGGAATCAAATTTTTGaagctttttaattactatttcagcattatttttattgcaatTAGTTTCTAGGCTCATATTTCGCATCCATAACTCTTAGCTTATAGTAATTTAGCTCataattttaaactttaagTTCATTTTCACATTTTTCAGCTTATTAATTACATGCATATAGGTCAAATTCAcattcttaatttataattgcGTACTTACAgctcaattttaaattcttaacttatttttaaattatttttagctcATTAATTAGCTATATGTTTACATCCGGTAAAAACTGCACcaatttagttaaaaattaatatagtttaagtccttttattacttatacaattaaaaatcaaacaattgcatattttatatttattcaatcAACTTATCTATGTGAAGCAATCTGCCTCTAACACGTTTAGCAATCAATCTCACATGAACGACTCAAATGGTGACCGACAATATTTGAATTAGGAGAATCGTGAGGCATCAAAAATAGGAAGTTGATGCATGGAAGATGGTTATGTCCCAAGCAATCCATCAACTAATAATCATCCATCAATCCacgaaaatattttttggttCAACATCAATCACATGTATATATTTACTGATATTACCATAATCAA
The sequence above is drawn from the Ricinus communis isolate WT05 ecotype wild-type chromosome 7, ASM1957865v1, whole genome shotgun sequence genome and encodes:
- the LOC8263581 gene encoding probable E3 ubiquitin-protein ligase XERICO, which translates into the protein MATIFSNLNTTIESLITTMTSSGARPLNTAQFLSHVEEQNPAIPYSKRRVEEQETAACAVCLSEFTEGESVRNLECKHLFHNGCLDKWLQQCKSTCPLCRNKVVADEVVARYRQQKDDENGTAFDRSHEEMVVLVSSLRGNNNFLGFW
- the LOC8263583 gene encoding uncharacterized protein LOC8263583, whose protein sequence is MADIAMLVAEEYERRVKNSRKASADNGEVEINWVSCVSLATQSLKNKFMQENIELIAKWVLEPKTQIGLAASNGFFSA